A genome region from Bacteroidales bacterium includes the following:
- the ftsA gene encoding cell division protein FtsA, translating to MKEIITAIDIGTTKIVALAGERDENGRIRILAKGTVPTPQKSVKMGVVQNIETVSKAIKEAVQKAENTSDIEFTSAFIGIAGHHIKSVHNNHSIVIKSPENIISKDDVERMTQEIRNLSLEANEEILDVIPQNYSIDKENGIDEPVGRIGKILSGNYHIIIGETTAAKHIKRCVELSDIKVNDLYLEPIASSKAVLTEDEKEAGVALVDIGGGTTDLAIYYEGILRHTAVIPFGGDVITKDVKEAYKILHKHAEELKTDCGTALSEFAKKDSLAVIPGISGRDSKEISLVELSKVIQARMEEIINIINFEIINSGYRDKLAAGIALTGGGSLLDKLPQLMKFVTGLDVKLSKPPMTASSGGARVNSPKLSTAVGLVILGFENIEKAEQPNKKKRKKEKTNKNGLGIKGIFDKISQSAKQKAINFFDDDDTVIE from the coding sequence ATGAAAGAAATAATAACAGCAATTGACATCGGAACAACTAAAATTGTAGCTCTTGCAGGTGAGCGTGACGAAAACGGGAGAATCAGAATTTTAGCAAAAGGAACAGTACCTACTCCGCAAAAAAGTGTTAAAATGGGGGTTGTGCAAAACATCGAAACAGTTTCTAAAGCAATAAAAGAGGCTGTTCAAAAAGCAGAAAACACATCAGACATCGAATTTACATCCGCATTTATCGGTATTGCAGGGCATCACATTAAAAGTGTGCACAACAACCATTCTATCGTAATAAAGTCGCCCGAAAATATTATATCAAAAGATGATGTTGAAAGAATGACCCAAGAAATAAGAAATCTGTCGCTTGAAGCAAACGAGGAGATTCTCGATGTTATTCCGCAAAACTATTCAATTGATAAAGAAAACGGTATTGATGAACCGGTAGGAAGAATAGGCAAAATATTATCCGGAAATTATCATATAATAATTGGCGAAACAACCGCAGCAAAGCACATTAAACGTTGTGTCGAGCTTTCAGACATTAAAGTAAACGATTTATACCTTGAACCTATTGCTTCATCAAAAGCTGTTTTAACAGAAGACGAAAAAGAAGCCGGTGTTGCATTAGTTGATATAGGCGGAGGCACAACCGATTTAGCAATTTATTATGAAGGCATTTTAAGACACACTGCCGTAATTCCGTTCGGAGGTGATGTTATAACAAAAGATGTAAAAGAAGCATATAAAATTTTACATAAACATGCCGAAGAATTAAAAACAGATTGCGGAACCGCTTTAAGCGAATTTGCAAAAAAAGACAGTTTAGCCGTAATACCGGGGATTAGCGGAAGAGATTCAAAAGAAATTTCTTTGGTTGAACTTTCAAAAGTTATTCAAGCCAGAATGGAAGAAATTATTAACATAATTAACTTTGAGATTATAAACTCCGGATACAGAGATAAATTAGCAGCAGGTATTGCCCTTACCGGAGGCGGTTCATTATTGGATAAATTACCTCAATTAATGAAATTTGTTACGGGGCTTGATGTTAAACTTTCAAAACCTCCTATGACTGCATCTTCGGGAGGAGCAAGAGTAAACAGCCCGAAACTTTCAACGGCAGTAGGCTTAGTAATTCTCGGATTTGAAAATATTGAAAAGGCAGAGCAACCGAATAAAAAGAAAAGAAAAAAAGAAAAAACAAATAAAAACGGTTTAGGAATAAAAGGAATCTTTGATAAAATTTCTCAATCAGCAAAACAAAAAGCTATTAACTTTTTTGATGATGACGATACTGTAATAGAATAA